From Paenibacillus polymyxa, the proteins below share one genomic window:
- a CDS encoding NAD(P)-dependent alcohol dehydrogenase, translating to MITAKARAVDGPDKPFRAAEIKRRDLDSHDVLIEIKYAGICHSDIHTAHGEWGPVNYPLVPGHEIAGIVTDVGAEVTKYTVGDRVGVGCMVDSCGECENCRKGEEQYCLKGNVPTYAGVDKYGEPTQGGYSTHIVVTEDFVVRIPDNIELDVAAPLLCAGITTYSPLNHWGAGPDKKVAVVGMGGLGHMAIKIAHAMGAEVTVLSQTLKKKEDGLQFGADHYYATSEPETFEKLAGRFDLIINTVSANIDLNAYFALLTLDGTLVNVGAPGEPMSLNVMSLIGHRRSFAGSMIGGIRETQEMLDFCAKHNIVPKIEVVSADQIDEAYKRVLASDVKYRFVIDISTM from the coding sequence ATGATTACTGCTAAAGCACGAGCTGTCGACGGCCCAGACAAACCGTTTCGAGCGGCTGAAATTAAACGACGGGATCTTGATTCACATGATGTATTGATTGAAATTAAATATGCTGGCATATGCCATTCTGACATCCACACTGCTCACGGCGAATGGGGACCCGTGAACTATCCTCTTGTACCTGGACATGAAATTGCAGGGATTGTTACGGATGTAGGAGCTGAAGTTACAAAGTACACAGTTGGTGACCGGGTAGGAGTTGGCTGTATGGTTGATTCCTGTGGCGAATGTGAGAACTGTCGTAAAGGAGAGGAACAATACTGCCTTAAAGGAAACGTCCCTACCTACGCTGGTGTTGACAAATACGGCGAGCCTACACAAGGCGGGTATTCTACCCACATTGTCGTAACTGAGGATTTTGTAGTAAGAATTCCAGATAATATTGAGCTTGACGTGGCTGCTCCATTACTTTGCGCAGGTATTACGACTTATTCGCCGTTAAACCACTGGGGAGCTGGCCCAGATAAGAAAGTGGCAGTTGTGGGTATGGGAGGCCTTGGCCATATGGCTATCAAGATCGCACATGCTATGGGTGCTGAGGTAACCGTTCTATCACAAACATTAAAGAAAAAAGAAGATGGCTTGCAATTTGGCGCGGATCACTATTATGCCACAAGCGAGCCAGAAACATTTGAAAAACTGGCTGGACGCTTTGACTTGATTATTAATACGGTAAGTGCCAACATCGATCTGAACGCTTATTTTGCACTACTCACTCTTGACGGAACTTTGGTGAACGTCGGTGCCCCTGGCGAGCCGATGTCACTCAATGTGATGTCCCTTATCGGACATCGCCGTTCATTTGCAGGATCAATGATAGGAGGCATCCGCGAGACACAGGAAATGCTGGATTTCTGTGCGAAACACAATATTGTTCCTAAAATTGAAGTGGTATCAGCTGACCAGATTGACGAAGCCTACAAACGAGTATTAGCATCTGATGTGAAGTACAGATTCGTGATTGACATTAGCACAATGTAA
- a CDS encoding MerR family transcriptional regulator — MKTYSISEVAKELNLTAYALRYYDKEGLMPFVERTSSGTRLFKESDIDALKIIECLKSTGMPIKEIKNFIDWCSGGDSTLQQRYDMFLERKATVEAQMEELRKTMEVIEHKCLYYKTALDAGTENIHKNNNIGSHMTN; from the coding sequence ATGAAGACATATTCGATCAGCGAAGTTGCTAAAGAATTGAATCTTACAGCATATGCATTGCGTTACTACGACAAGGAGGGACTTATGCCTTTTGTAGAACGGACATCTAGCGGAACAAGATTATTTAAAGAATCCGATATTGACGCTTTAAAAATAATTGAATGTCTAAAATCCACCGGAATGCCGATCAAAGAAATTAAAAATTTCATTGATTGGTGTTCTGGGGGAGATTCCACACTACAACAAAGATATGACATGTTTTTGGAACGAAAAGCGACTGTAGAAGCACAAATGGAGGAACTAAGAAAAACAATGGAGGTTATTGAACATAAATGCTTATATTACAAAACTGCATTGGATGCCGGAACGGAAAATATTCATAAAAACAATAATATAGGGAGTCACATGACTAACTAA